A part of Uloborus diversus isolate 005 chromosome 6, Udiv.v.3.1, whole genome shotgun sequence genomic DNA contains:
- the LOC129225114 gene encoding uncharacterized protein LOC129225114 has protein sequence MRRLSKMWNYLYLCGVLFLGNHIVDTAVVDCDDVHLHCTNKDFHDSLETEPFSLLDEETLDTHCNDILDDLECKRSYLAQCHPEGFDSYTAITDGPKSVLKDLCNKSSTLRKEYHEYSPCLSNSTHLYENCIFQTIVDTGSDGHFDDEYNDYTQGASDVDIQRSCRLYLPLKNCLVRETIMNCNQETANFLDKIVVRAAKSFIQSKCQNIS, from the exons ATGCGCAGGCTGAGTAAAATGTGGAATTACTTGTACTTGTGTGGAGTTTTGTTCTTag gaAACCACATTGTGGACACAGCTGTTGTTGATTGCGATGATGTGCATCTTCATTGTACCAATAAAGATTTTCATGATTCGTTAGAAACTGAACCATTTAGCTTACTGGACGAAGAAACACTGGATACCCACTGCAA CGATATTTTGGATGACTTAGAATGCAAAAGAAGCTATTTAGCACAATGTCATCCTGAAGGCTTTGATAGCTACACCGCCATAACTGATGGACCTAAAAGCGTTCTAAAAGATCTTTGCAACAAATCTTCCACTCTCAGGAAAG aaTATCATGAATACAGTCCTTGCTTGTCTAATTCAACACATTTGTATGAAAACTGTATATTCCAAACCATTGTGGATACTGGCAGCGATGGACACTTTGACGATGAATACAACGATTATACCCAAGGAGCAAGTGATGTTGATATCCAAAGGAGTTGCAG GTTGTACTTGCCATTAAAGAATTGCTTGGTTCGAGAGACTATCATGAATTGCAATCAAGAAACAGCAAACTTCTTGGATAAAATTGTTGTTCGAGCTGCTAAAAGCTTTATTCAGTCTAAGTGTCAGAATATATCCTAA
- the LOC129225116 gene encoding uncharacterized protein LOC129225116 has protein sequence MIAENYQDQFEKPAELLTKICDYQSTLRKEYLKISPCLLENNDDFEICSVKVQEFLGYHEANTVEKELTMTCMYELMLRACLMSTGAEKCGMEAASLIRHVLLYSPSLGMETCSRTTA, from the exons ATGATTGCGGAAAACTACCAGGATCAGTTCGAGAAACCTGCTGAGTTGCTGACAAAAATATGTGATTATCAGTCAACGTTACGAAAAG aatatttgaaaatttcgcCGTGCTTATTGGAAAATAATGACGACTTTGAAATATGTTCAGTAAAAGTTCAGGAATTTTTGGGATACCATGAAGCCAATACAGTTGAAAAGGAACTCACCATGACATGCAT GTACGAACTAATGTTAAGGGCTTGTCTGATGAGTACGGGAGCTGAGAAGTGTGGAATGGAAGCGGCTAGCTTGATCCGCCACGTGTTGCTATATTCACCGTCCTTGGGCATGGAGACGTGCTCAAGAACTACGGCTTAG